GGACCGATGACGATAGCGATGTTGATGTACAACACGGTTATGAGCTGTAAGCTGCACGCAAAAAAATAAAACCTGCGAATGCTCGAATGAACCCGCCAGAAGATGCTNTTTTTGTATTACAGGCGGCGATTTCCGACAAATGGGTTATGCTTTTTTTCGTGTTCGATAGTGGTGTCTGGGCCATGGCCGGGAATTACCGTGGTGTTCCCGGCAAGGGTAAAGAGCTTGGACTTGATTCCTGTTAGAAGCGTGTTGTGGTCACTACCGGGGAGGTCGGTTCTCCCGATGCTTTCGCAAAAGAGGGTATCGCCAGAAAAGAGTGTCGCCTCAGCTGGAATAGAGAAGCACACTCCGCCGGGTGAATGCCCTGGTGTGGCGATAACGTTGATGGTGATGCTACCACATTGCAGTACGTCACCGTGGGCAAGGTAGCGGTCAGGAGCGGGTGGTGCGACGGCGCGCAGCCCGTAGATGGCGGCATGTTTGGGCGCGTTGTTCGCTAGGGGGACGTCATCTTTGTGGAGGGCGTACTCGGCAGCCGGATACGTTTTTTTGAGATCAGCAATAGCGCCAACGTGGTCAAAATGCCCGTGGGTTGTTAGTATCCAGCGAACGTTCAGCCGTTGTTGTTCTATAAACTGGCGAATAGTATCAAAGTCGCCTCCGGCATCGATAATCGCTGTATCTCGAGTGGATGGGTCGAAAAGGATAGAGCAATTCACTTGTAGTGGGCCGACAGGGATTGTTTCGTATTGCACGGTATGCTCCTTCGCGTAAAATGGGGTGCTTTGTTCATGATTGACCCACATTTGTATATGATTCGTTTGCCAAAAACCACCTAAAATCATATAGTCATCGCCAGAAAAACTTTCGAGGCGGGTGTATGGATCCGATTCTGTTCAGTGTTTATGGCTTTTCGTTACGCTATTACAGTCTGATGTACATACTAGCGGGCGCTATCGCATTTGGTTTGGTTCACTTCATGGGGAAAGAACGTCATTTACAACTGAGTTCTGACCAGATTGCCGATATGGTTTCGCTTGGTTTGCTCGGCGGGATTATTGGAGCGCGGGTATACTATGTTGCGTTTAATTGGTCGTTTTATGCGGCGAATCCTCTTGACGCGCTCGCTATCTGGCATGGCGGGTTAGCGATCCACGGTGGGATCATCGGTGGCACTATCGCGGTATGGTGGTATACGAAACGACGGAATATTGATCAATGGCATATTGCTGATATTGCAGCGTTGTGTGTACTGGTTGGTCAAGCGTGCGGTCGTTTCGGGAATTTTATGAACGGCGATGCACATGGTATTCCAACTGACCTGCCGTGGGGGGTAGTATTTCCGGCGAGTTCTATTGCAGGAACGGAGTACCCAGGAATAGCGATTCATCCGGTTATGTTGTACGAATTAGTGCTCAATTTGCTTGTTTTTGCAGCGCTGTTTGCGTTCAGAAAAAGAATTTGCAAAGGGGGCATAATGGGGTACTATCTCATTGCTTACGGCGTTATTCGAGTGATTACATCCACTTTTCGGGCAGACGATCTCTATTTGTTTGGGATGAAGGCTCCATATCTTGCGAGCATGGTAATGGTTATCGCTGGTTTTTGGATACTACAGAAGCGGAGGAGTGGGAATGGGAAAGTATGCTGAGCTGAGCGGAACGATAAATGATCTTACTAAAAAAACGTTAACGTTGTTATCGCAGAAGGGGATTGCCTCCTCTCCAGACTATTATGCTATTTTTTTCGAATACCTTGCTGGTATGAATACCAAGTTGTCCGATGAAATTAAACAGCTTGCCCAGAAAACCCCACCATTTCAATCAACCGATCTTGATTCGTTATTCAATCGCTACTTTTCTACCAATACAGTGAATCCAGAAGCTATTCAAGCCAGCACTACAGGTCTTGATATCATTAAGGCTATTTTTGAAAAACTCCAGCAATTTGAAAGCTTTGGCATTCAAAAACAGCGGGTTTTGGAAGAGCTGAAGGTGAAAATCCTTCGGGGCGAAGAGGCTCCCGAAGTGGTCGTTGATATGTTGGTGGGCGAAATCGAAGCGGTCGCGGTGCAGAATCGTGAGATGCGTGGGTCGCTTGAGAACTCTATTCAGCGACTTGATGAAGTGACGCAGAAACTGAATGAGTTAACCTGTGCGTCGCGCACGGATCATTTGACGGGTCTTTTTAATCGCCGCGCTCTCTCTGAATTTCTCGATGGTCATCTTACGAATACGGCGCTTCATCCGCTTTCGATTATTCTTTTTGATATCGACCACTTCAAGCGGGTCAATGATACGTACGGCCATTTGGTCGGGGATCATGTGCTGCGTCAGATGGCAGGTGAGTTGCGCCATAATGTGCGTGATGACGATATTACGGCACGTTTTGGCGGGGAAGAGTTTGTGGTACTATTGCCGAAAACGAATCTCGGAAGTGCCTTCAAAGTGGCCGAAAAGTTGCGTCAGCAAATTTCACTCTTCGATTTTGGCACCGACGATGCAGGACAAGAGCTTGGAACGATCACGATTAGTGTAGGGGTTACAACGCTTAAAAAAGGCGAAGCGGTAGATGATTTTATTGCTCGTGCGGATCGGGCGCTGTACAAGTCAAAGCAGACGGGTAGAAATAAAAGCACGATGGCGCAGTAGTTTTGCGCTGATGGAGGTTGCGGTGAAAGTAAGAACAAAGAATACGGCACTCTGTATCTGGAGCGATCAACTGGCAACACATCATCCGCTGATTGATAGTCAGCACCGTGAGTTGTTGGTACGGATTAATGCCTTTGTCAGCTATTGCAATCAGCCACATGAGTTTAGTTTTGAAGAAGAGCTGGAAGCGCTCAATCTGGTGCTGTATCTCTTGGACTATGTTATTGACCACTTTTCGGCAGAAGAGAAGTTGATGCTGGAATGTGATTATCCTGCGTTTCTTGCGCATCGTCATGCGCATTCTGAATACATTGCCAATCTCTACCATTTTCGTGAAAAATTCCGTGTTATTGGCCTTGATAAGGAGATGGAAGATTACTTAAATGACAAGGTTGTCGACTGGCTGGTGCACCATATTATGGAAGAGGATGTGAAGATCGCTACCCATATTGAAAATCAGCCGCCGATCGAATACCCTGAGGATCTCACGTAATCACACATGGATCTATTCTGAGCCTTGGTTGAGTCCGGGTTC
This sequence is a window from Chrysiogenes arsenatis DSM 11915. Protein-coding genes within it:
- a CDS encoding bacteriohemerythrin, producing MKVRTKNTALCIWSDQLATHHPLIDSQHRELLVRINAFVSYCNQPHEFSFEEELEALNLVLYLLDYVIDHFSAEEKLMLECDYPAFLAHRHAHSEYIANLYHFREKFRVIGLDKEMEDYLNDKVVDWLVHHIMEEDVKIATHIENQPPIEYPEDLT
- a CDS encoding MBL fold metallo-hydrolase codes for the protein MQYETIPVGPLQVNCSILFDPSTRDTAIIDAGGDFDTIRQFIEQQRLNVRWILTTHGHFDHVGAIADLKKTYPAAEYALHKDDVPLANNAPKHAAIYGLRAVAPPAPDRYLAHGDVLQCGSITINVIATPGHSPGGVCFSIPAEATLFSGDTLFCESIGRTDLPGSDHNTLLTGIKSKLFTLAGNTTVIPGHGPDTTIEHEKKHNPFVGNRRL
- a CDS encoding GGDEF domain-containing protein, translating into MGKYAELSGTINDLTKKTLTLLSQKGIASSPDYYAIFFEYLAGMNTKLSDEIKQLAQKTPPFQSTDLDSLFNRYFSTNTVNPEAIQASTTGLDIIKAIFEKLQQFESFGIQKQRVLEELKVKILRGEEAPEVVVDMLVGEIEAVAVQNREMRGSLENSIQRLDEVTQKLNELTCASRTDHLTGLFNRRALSEFLDGHLTNTALHPLSIILFDIDHFKRVNDTYGHLVGDHVLRQMAGELRHNVRDDDITARFGGEEFVVLLPKTNLGSAFKVAEKLRQQISLFDFGTDDAGQELGTITISVGVTTLKKGEAVDDFIARADRALYKSKQTGRNKSTMAQ
- the lgt gene encoding prolipoprotein diacylglyceryl transferase; translated protein: MDPILFSVYGFSLRYYSLMYILAGAIAFGLVHFMGKERHLQLSSDQIADMVSLGLLGGIIGARVYYVAFNWSFYAANPLDALAIWHGGLAIHGGIIGGTIAVWWYTKRRNIDQWHIADIAALCVLVGQACGRFGNFMNGDAHGIPTDLPWGVVFPASSIAGTEYPGIAIHPVMLYELVLNLLVFAALFAFRKRICKGGIMGYYLIAYGVIRVITSTFRADDLYLFGMKAPYLASMVMVIAGFWILQKRRSGNGKVC